The region TATACCTTGGTTTGTTTGGCGGATATGGACCAAATCAAAGATCAAGTTTTTAATATATCTTGAATtagaaaatttgtttgaaaaaaattCAACAAATCAAGACCATTTGCTCTTAATGGAAGGGTTAGATCGGATGGTCACTAATTTTTCATGGTAGTTGCATAATCCaacaaaaagaaatttttttatctATATATTGTTACGATTATAATGTAACttacatttatataaaaataatatatgaaCAAAAGAATGAATCAAGAGGAAACTTTGACATGGATGATGTGAATTTAAAGTTTAGGTCTataatttgtttaaaaaaatttacAGTAAAGTATTTGAAGGGATCCTAACGAAAATATAATTGTGTCTAATAATCATACTTTTCTTTTAATGCagacaaataaaataaatatctCCTACAACCCAATTAACTTTTTTAGTCGTTTCAATTAAACCCCAAAAAATTCATTTAAATTTTTACCGCCTCTACCCAAAATGGtgccaaaaaagaaaaaaagaaaaaaaaacggtTTGCAACGGACTAACAGACTCCCTCTCTCTTAACGTCTCCACCTATATACATGCGCGCACACACACGCAgtcacactcacacacacacttcacatcTTCAGAGTTCAGACGCCATTGATACGCTAGGTTTCTTCCATTCAATCTCTCTTATTCCTTGGTTATGGCAATGCAGATTCTTCTTCCAaccccaccgccaccacctccgcTGCTTCTACCACCTGAACACCGGTCTTCACTCTACGCCGGAGACCTTCACCCAGACATCACTGATAACGAACTCTATCACCTTTTCTCCATGATCGGCCCAGTGTATTCTGTTCGCATCTGCAGAGATCGTTTCTCCCGTAAATCCCTTGGCTACGCTTACATCAATTTCTACCTCCATTCTCACGGTAATCACTATTCACAAATTAAACAACTGAATCTCTTTGTTTCTTTGTTTGTTGGTTTATAATTATTTTGGTTTCTGGAATTCTTTATTTGATTGAACCATTTAACAGCGGCTGTGGCGTTATCTCGATTGAACCACTTTGAGTTGAGAGGACAACCCATAAGGCTAATGTGGTGTCAACGAGATCCGCTTACGAGAAAAACAGGAGTAGCGAATTTGTTCGTGAAGAATCTTGATCCGTTCGTCACAGATGCTAAATTGGAGAAGATTTTCGGAAAATTTGGGAGGATTCATTCTAGTAAGATCGCCAAGGACGACAACGGTAACAGTAAGGGTTTCGGTTTTGTTCAATTTGATTCAGAGGAATCCGCTAATGATGCTCTTACTGCCCTAGACGGAACCACATTTGAAGGAAAGATCATGTATGTTTCTAAACTATTCCTCTGTTTCTTCTCAGTTTGTCATGCTAATTCTTTACTTCAATTCTTGCTGTTCATTAAACCCCATCTTCAGATCTCGATATATGTTCATGGGTTTTAACTAGTTTTTTCCGATTTAATTCATCTCATATTACCACTTAATTCTTTTTATAACATTCTATTTGATGTTCTAATCACATTCTAAACGATGATTTATTCTCAAGATCTGTCGCCAAGTTTCTCAAGAAAAGCGAGAGGAAGGAGCCCGAATTTACAAACGTGTATGTGAAAAACCTTGAATCGGATTTCACGGAAAGTCTTCTGAGAGAAAAGTTTTCTGAATACGGAAATGTCACAAGTGCTGTAATCATGAGCGATGCCGATGGGAAATCAAGAGGTTTTGGATTCGTCAACTTTGAGTCACACGATAGTGCAAAAAAGGCCATTGAGGCTCTAAACGGTGTCATAATCGGTACAATAAACATCTTAATTTTACACCGTATCTTGCTAATTTTAGGTGATTTCATGATTCAATTTGATGCTCGAATTAAAAACAGGATCAAAGGAATTGTTCGTTGGAAAGGCCATGAAGAAATCCGAAAGAGAAGGGTTCCTGAAACTGGCTCATAAAAAAGACACAAAGAAGAACACGTCGAATCTTTATGTGAAAAATCTTGCTGCATCTGTAGATGAAAAAACTCTTGAAGAAACTTTTGGCGCTTTTGGGAACGTGGTTTTAGCCAAAGTGGTTCGCTATAAAAACGGAATCAGCAAAGGATTTGGTTTCGTGTGTTTCTCAAATCAAGAAGAAGCAACCAAAGCTCGTGATTCACTTAATGGTGACCAATTTAATCATTCATCTTATCTTTCATTATTCTTAATTTCTCATAGTTAATGTCACTCTtacttaaatatatatatatatatatatattcaggaaAATTTTACCATGGAAAATACTTGAATGTTGGAATTGCTCTGAGTAAAGAAGAATGTGCTCAAAAATTACAGGCTCGTTTTGGATCTCAATACATCCCATCATATCACATGCCATCGTTTGTTCGAACACCAGTTGTCTATGATCCATCATACTGGCAATCAAATGCGTATGGACGTATGCAAGTTTTTCCAAATTATAAACCTAAAGAAGGTGTTTACTCGAGCTATGATAAGGATCAAAAGATTCAAAACCCGTTAATCAACTATGAAGCTTACTTCCCAAAAGGGTCATCAGCCAACAAGGCTAATCATGATCAGGTAGGTTTGTCAATTTACTTAATTAGTTTTTGAGCCAGTTTTTAATCagttttgtgtgttttgattTGGCAGGGTCCGAAGAGGTCTAAAATGTTGTGGGAGATGAAAAATGGTGAATTGCAGGTGTCAGGGAAGAAGAAGGCGTTTGGGAAGGTGCAAGTTAATGGGCATGGGCATGGTTTAGAGGGGAAATTGAGCTACTGATTCACAACTCACAAGTggtttttagtttttgtgtaGAGATTTCTTGTGGTTTTGTGTGTTGTTGTTTCGTGTTTGAAGGTTTTAATCTCAAGAATGTTGTAATGAAACTCTTTTGACTTGTTCACTAATGGTTGTTATGCTTCATCTTCGCTTAATTGGATTGTGAAACTTGAATCAAATCATAGAAAATGGAATTTAGAACTTGTTTGGGCTTGTGATTTAAAATTATTATCTTTTCACATaactaaataaattaataaacgtTGTAATATTATTTTACTAGTTGCGAGACCATATATTAAatgggttaatttaaaaaaagttaaatataaaggtcaaaatactttgaaaactttaaatttataagaaaataataaaaataatgaattagtataatgaaaatgttttttatcttttaaatttaaacaaataatttaaataaagaaaaagaaactaatgagctttaattttaagaattttaaaattaaaagataaatttatTAATGAAGTTGATATCCATTTAATATTATGTGAAagttaataaaatagaaaaattcaTAAAATAACATATGGAAAAacattaattcaaaataatcacaaaattaCATTTGAAAAATTGAATAAGAACGTgacaaatgataaaaaaaaactttaatttaTTAGAAAGAACTTATTACTACACTCTTTAGAGCCTCAAATAATGTATACATAACACAACAGATACAATGACATTAATCTCCTTATCTTGAATACTAAAAATAAGTAAATCAAGAAGCTTTTGTTTAAAACGTGAATATAACATTAAGTATAGTGTTATTACCATCCCTTATCGAGAAAATTAACACCGATTCGTTATTATGAGATGAAAATCATAAAAAGTTAAGTAGACCCACGAACAGGTATCATATCTAAAGATTGGATTTGTTAAATATTAAGAATTAAAGAAAAGAATCAGAAAGTACGAAGAAATTGTGGAACTACTGAAAAGATACATAATTTTTCTATAAAGTGTAGTTATATTTAGGGCTATAAAAACATCATTAGTAAGTCATGTTGTTCGAAAATAAATATCCACGAAACAAAGCGGGAGGAAATATTCTTCCAGGTTGACAAGCACGAGGTCTTATTTGACAAGACGAAATTTTGTCTTATTACCGAGTTCCATTTTAATGATTATttctgtaacgaccgaaaaatacaaccaatttaaaatttttcaaaacagctCGATTACatttaaaatctttacaaaaaggtttccaatacaaatcatttaacgtgttcctagaatcacatcactataaaatcatgaggagcggtacgatcacgccttcgccttgccacagtctcctgaagaacctgaaaaacatgaaaccaccactgtaagcccgaaagcttagtgagatatccccaaaataccaatcacaaataccatacatgcataacatgccataacatatccaatcacagaacaaccatgcacttcgggtctactgtgtgactggtccgccgcaccggcctacagtccacctggtccaccctccgagtctatccacatacatcgagtctacagtatgactggtccgctcgcaccgggccttcagtctctctggtccactctccgagccttcgacatgTCTGGTCctccctttcggggcctacagcctatccgggccgctcgctgggccttcgggacaaccggtccgccctgggtatcttggcctacagcacacagtaggacccgcctcaacccaactccagtccaaacaaccatgtgcacatatacatacaatcatatagcaattcacagtcaacaggcagatcaaacagatcacatagcatatcatcctcctaaccaggataccgacctaacaggtcactagcatagcatctccctatctctcaggataccgatctcaatcaaatctctaacatataccatcctagctcttaggatgcaaacataacaaaacaacaacataataacaactacctggatctcaatccgataagggccgaccttggtgccttagaccctgttgatatagtgaggataactcacctcgaaactgccgactgaacagataacccgaactgctccgatcactgatatgatctccaccactggacaaccgccaatgcactgaactcaaaacaacaatcaacaattaccaaaatacccctggaaaccactggtcaacccttggtcaaagacaatgtcaaagtcaacccctgactgactctactcgccgagtcaacccgatgactcgtcgagtccccatactcGGAACTTCCTTcaaccgcgacctaactcgccgagtcaccccgagactcgtcgagttcaacaactttgagtccactcgcacacaactcatcgagtcatcctttgactcaccgattctcgactcgaccagaaaatattgggactcttcgacaagaatcaccgagcccaagaacagactcgccgagtctaagactatcttcaacctactcgccgggttgttcatacaactcgtcgagttccaggcaatcttcatcctactcgccgagttgttcatacaactcgccgagttccaggccatcttcaagcaactcgtcgagtccacccatgtggctcgccgagtaccaccggtctgaatccatacagaaacactccaggccatgcaattgctccaaaacaaagatctagcctcctacaactcatccatcacgtaaagtggcaaactttacgtgaatccaaagagatctatgcattttgcacattagggctaaggtttgggacaagatagcttcatccaacactcaacacagggactttcatgcattccaactcctctccatcccagatctgaggtagcaacctcagatctagcctctaaaccccaatacatccaaaggatatgatctcaacacccccaaaatgaagaatctagacaatagcagctcaaataatggaaagatacctcaaaaggaagctccagaagaagattatcccgaatccttgcaaagccctttgatccaagcctcttcttctttggaatctcttcaacaaccacctcgccaagctctaatttgctcaacaatggtgcttctccatgattttagggtttctggaacttaaGGGGGAACAAAGAGGCTGGGGGGAAAAcataatgatctttatatagggttcaaccccgagaattagggttttctctactcagcgcctactcgccgagtccatctcactgactcgccgagtcggctacttaacacgcgacccagtcgcgactctactcgccgagtccacccatggactcgccgagtcactctttcccaatttactcttttagcccttccactctactcttgatatttcgggatgttacaatttcacCACTGCTTCGTTTGGTAAGGAGTTCCGGTTACATGAGTTTTCTTTGGTCAAAATGGGAGACTCATTGAAGTTTCAACATGTATAGGAGGTACTTGAAAGTTGAAAAATCATTTGATCCGATATTAGACGAGGATGTCGTCCGAGTGTCTCTGATGTATATGTTGGAAAAAGAGTTTAAAGGTCGGTTTCCTCGTCCGCCAATAAAGGAGTTTTTTTCCTTTGTATTCAATATTTGAGAGTTCATCAAGTATCATGTAGTTTAACATTTTCGCTTAGTTTTTAATTGCCATTTTTAATGTAATTGTAGCAACCCAAAAATCCAAggtaaaaaaaattacttttattataatcaaaacaaTATTGCAATTTTGTTCAAAAcattaaaacatttcaaataaaacaattatcaaagtccaatcccaaagatcacatattCCGGAAAACACAGGAGTATGCGTTGCGATCGTCCCgagctctttcatttgaaaattggagtacctgaaacataaacaaaaaaccgtgagcacaaagcttagtgagttgcccaaataccacataccatactagAAACATACgataaacatataatgggccccgcccgactTTGGACCccgtccggcatcgggccccgcccggcatcgagctGAGTTCGGTAAAACGGTCCCCGTCCAACGtacaataacatatatcaaataaacacatacacatgcaataatcacaaagatacatatcatacagatatccctcaggccccgcccgacatcgggcctTAGCCCGGAAGACATATAAAcacaaacacatgcaagagtcacaaagacaactagcatactataaTATAAACATGGTCCGACCTTGGTGTCTTCGACCTGCTAAACCCGGTAAGGAAACTCAACTCGAATGAAAAAGCAcactgaaagaaatccctagttgCTGTCCCGACGACACCTCTGAACTGCCAACTCAAAAACAACACCTAATTAACAATTAGGTTCCAAATCCATAACCACAACTTCATATATggggtaaaaagactattttacccctaacctaaccTTGTCCAAATTATGACCCAAACTACAATCTGAAAGACCTAAAGGCCTACTAATcaaccaatggcccaattttccaaattgggcccaaaccccatACATGGCCttgccttaaggcccaaccattatTTTTCTAGTCCAAACACTTTACATCCCATTGGCCCACTAATAACTCAAGCTCAACATGCTAGAAACTTCCAGATCCAttaaagcccactaatggcccaattttccaaattgggcccaaccccatatgggccttatcctaagcccatatttCCTTTAAATACATTTCAGAATACCACAAACACCCCTTGGGACAAACTAGGTCAAATACATAAGTCATAAGTCAAAATTAACGGCCCCATctgacccaactcgctgagttgcccttcaactcgtcgagtttccttcatAAGGCTGCAAAAAATCGAGAAGAACCGATccagctcgccgagttcattaggaACCAAACATCTTAACTCGTTAAGCTGAAATAATCAAAACTAAAAGCTTCCCTACTCAAATCTTAACTGAAATAgcgtctagaagggtaaagtttccgacTTTACCCCTAGGGACCAACCAAGTGGGCTCAAAACCCAAATCCTAGGATTAAAAGGTTAAGGGCTTACTTAATAGTCACTTAACCACCAAGACAAAGCCCCAAAATACATATCTGATCCTTTAAGGTTGCATGGCCAcataaagttcccaactttacactcatgcatggcTAGGAGAGgctcaaaattcacatttcgagaacttcgcataaagtttctcctttcgtaatgtccctagaacttgtcgcaggtgatcgccatgctctttcttacttcgggagtagatcaggatgtc is a window of Lactuca sativa cultivar Salinas chromosome 1, Lsat_Salinas_v11, whole genome shotgun sequence DNA encoding:
- the LOC111900091 gene encoding uncharacterized protein LOC111900091, which gives rise to MAMQILLPTPPPPPPLLLPPEHRSSLYAGDLHPDITDNELYHLFSMIGPVYSVRICRDRFSRKSLGYAYINFYLHSHAAVALSRLNHFELRGQPIRLMWCQRDPLTRKTGVANLFVKNLDPFVTDAKLEKIFGKFGRIHSSKIAKDDNGNSKGFGFVQFDSEESANDALTALDGTTFEGKIISVAKFLKKSERKEPEFTNVYVKNLESDFTESLLREKFSEYGNVTSAVIMSDADGKSRGFGFVNFESHDSAKKAIEALNGVIIGSKELFVGKAMKKSEREGFLKLAHKKDTKKNTSNLYVKNLAASVDEKTLEETFGAFGNVVLAKVVRYKNGISKGFGFVCFSNQEEATKARDSLNGKFYHGKYLNVGIALSKEECAQKLQARFGSQYIPSYHMPSFVRTPVVYDPSYWQSNAYGRMQVFPNYKPKEGVYSSYDKDQKIQNPLINYEAYFPKGSSANKANHDQGPKRSKMLWEMKNGELQVSGKKKAFGKVQVNGHGHGLEGKLSY